In a single window of the Motilibacter peucedani genome:
- a CDS encoding DMT family transporter, with protein MSSSSGGTRRDGTGWVALAAALWGSDALLRAHLVKAVPSATIVLAEHAIAVVLLLPVLVRTFPAVRRLDLRGKLALIGIGGGASALATVLFTEAFTYGDYIAPALLQQAQPLIAIAGARLLLGERPRLRFAPFVAVALVGGFLVAFPHPGDVAVSSVRGALLALAAATLWGSGTVLGRLLSVSLSFEATTAWRFAVGLPTALVLALLLDAPVVPPAADLPALAGLALGPGLLSLLLYYWGLQRTPAARATLAELAYPVTAAVVGVLFLSGSLTATQVLGGVLVAGTVTLLALASQRRGAATVEAPPPPVLVEAG; from the coding sequence GCGACGCGCTGCTGCGCGCGCACCTGGTCAAGGCGGTGCCCTCGGCCACCATCGTGCTGGCCGAGCACGCGATCGCCGTGGTGCTGCTGCTGCCGGTGCTCGTGCGCACCTTCCCGGCCGTCCGGCGCCTCGACCTGCGCGGCAAGCTGGCGCTGATCGGCATCGGCGGTGGCGCCTCCGCGCTCGCGACCGTGCTGTTCACCGAGGCGTTCACCTACGGCGACTACATCGCGCCCGCCCTGCTCCAGCAGGCCCAGCCGCTCATCGCCATCGCCGGCGCCCGCCTGCTGCTCGGGGAGCGCCCGCGACTGCGCTTCGCGCCGTTCGTGGCCGTGGCGCTGGTCGGCGGGTTCCTCGTGGCCTTCCCGCACCCGGGCGACGTCGCCGTCTCGTCGGTGCGCGGCGCGCTGCTCGCGCTGGCGGCCGCGACGCTGTGGGGGAGCGGCACCGTGCTCGGCCGCCTGCTCTCGGTCTCGCTCAGCTTCGAGGCCACGACGGCCTGGCGCTTCGCGGTCGGGCTGCCCACCGCGCTGGTGCTCGCGCTGCTGCTCGACGCGCCCGTCGTGCCGCCCGCCGCGGACCTGCCCGCGCTCGCGGGGCTCGCGCTCGGGCCCGGCCTGCTCTCGCTGCTCCTCTACTACTGGGGCCTCCAGCGGACGCCCGCCGCGCGTGCCACCCTGGCCGAGCTCGCCTACCCGGTGACCGCCGCCGTGGTGGGCGTGCTGTTCCTGTCCGGCTCGCTGACGGCCACCCAGGTGCTGGGCGGCGTGCTGGTGGCCGGCACGGTGACCCTGCTGGCCCTGGCCTCGCAGCGTCGTGGTGCCGCGACGGTGGAGGCCCCGCCGCCCCCGGTGCTCGTCGAAGCCGGTTAA
- a CDS encoding UTP--glucose-1-phosphate uridylyltransferase: protein MTQTIDDETQRILDAYGFDEATFTDLRERVRTGSLGPATNVVDGVVGPPDPADVVELPAPGSEAYDAAREAGLRALRAGEVASVVLNGGMATRFGGVVKGVVEAVDGKSFLEVKISQAAEIAQALGADVPVVVMTSWATDRATREFLAERGVPEPIYFSQYVSLRLEPDGGLFRTGEGEVSPFSPGHGDFLIAFRASGTLQALRERGVKYVMVSNVDNLPARVDPVVIGAHINAGRPASFESVPNEGDVGGAPASVDGRSRVLESMQFPPDFDHSTLPLTNVNTATFDLDALDRDFDLTWVYVEKSVEGRSAVQLERLYHEASRFLPTTFLAVPASGPQGRFLPIKKPDDLVAAQDELRELVARPAV, encoded by the coding sequence GTGACCCAGACGATCGATGACGAGACCCAGCGGATCCTCGACGCCTACGGCTTCGACGAGGCGACGTTCACCGACCTGCGCGAGCGCGTACGCACCGGGAGCCTCGGCCCCGCCACCAACGTGGTCGACGGCGTCGTGGGCCCGCCCGACCCTGCCGACGTGGTCGAGCTCCCGGCGCCGGGCAGCGAGGCCTACGACGCGGCTCGCGAGGCCGGCCTGCGCGCGCTGCGCGCCGGCGAGGTCGCCTCCGTGGTGCTCAACGGCGGCATGGCGACCCGCTTCGGCGGAGTCGTGAAGGGCGTCGTCGAGGCCGTCGACGGCAAGAGCTTCCTCGAGGTCAAGATCTCCCAGGCGGCCGAGATCGCGCAGGCCCTGGGCGCCGACGTGCCCGTCGTCGTCATGACGAGCTGGGCCACCGACCGGGCGACGCGCGAGTTCCTCGCCGAGCGCGGGGTGCCGGAGCCGATCTACTTCAGCCAGTACGTCTCGCTGCGCCTCGAGCCCGACGGCGGGCTGTTCCGCACCGGCGAGGGCGAGGTGTCGCCGTTCAGCCCTGGGCACGGCGACTTCCTCATCGCCTTCCGCGCCTCCGGCACGCTGCAGGCGCTGCGCGAGCGCGGGGTGAAGTACGTGATGGTGTCCAACGTCGACAACCTCCCGGCGCGCGTGGACCCGGTCGTCATCGGCGCCCACATCAACGCCGGCCGCCCGGCGAGCTTCGAGTCGGTGCCCAACGAGGGCGACGTCGGCGGTGCGCCGGCCAGCGTCGACGGCCGCAGCCGCGTGCTCGAGTCGATGCAGTTCCCGCCGGACTTCGACCACAGCACGCTGCCGTTGACCAACGTCAACACCGCGACCTTCGACCTCGACGCCCTCGACCGCGACTTCGACCTCACCTGGGTCTACGTCGAGAAGAGCGTCGAGGGCCGCAGCGCCGTGCAGCTCGAGCGCCTCTACCACGAGGCCTCGCGCTTCCTCCCCACGACGTTCCTCGCCGTGCCGGCGAGCGGGCCGCAGGGCCGGTTCCTGCCCATCAAGAAGCCCGACGACCTGGTCGCCGCGCAGGACGAGCTGCGCGAGCTGGTGGCCCGGCCGGCCGTCTGA
- a CDS encoding multidrug effflux MFS transporter, which yields MSVATVRALSYRYATSTTAPASRRQRIKLVTVLGLLTALGPFTFDMYLPALPKLTTSLHTTDSAVQLTLTGTLVGVALGQLAIGPLSDAMGRRRPLLAGICVHIVASVLCAVAPTVAFLGVMRVLQGLGAAAASVTAMAVVRDLYSGTAAANTISRLILVLGISPVLAPSAGSALLGLTDWRGIFAALAGIGALMLVMSAFGLRETLPPARRRSGGVVDSGRTYRRLFGDRTFVGLVLTAACTMGVVFAYVSGSSFVLQDEFGLTETQFGMVFAFNAIALIGAPQMNVVLLRRFAPQQILLGGLTLGAVAGSTFLLVALTGFGGLPGFLVPLFCTLFSIGLCGPNTAALALSRHGEAAGTAASLLGAIQSGAGAAAAPLVGLLGNDSSAMATVVLGLAGTAVFLVVVVVRPRNIGSMDGALPTAAAVAH from the coding sequence ATGTCTGTCGCGACCGTCCGCGCCCTGTCCTACCGCTACGCGACCAGCACGACCGCTCCGGCCAGCCGCCGGCAGCGCATCAAGCTCGTCACCGTGCTCGGGCTGCTCACTGCCCTCGGGCCCTTCACCTTCGACATGTACCTCCCGGCGCTGCCGAAGCTGACCACCAGCCTGCACACGACCGACTCCGCCGTGCAGCTGACGCTCACCGGCACGCTGGTCGGCGTCGCCCTCGGGCAGTTGGCGATCGGCCCGCTCTCCGACGCGATGGGCCGCCGCCGCCCGCTGCTTGCCGGCATCTGCGTGCACATCGTCGCCAGCGTCCTGTGCGCCGTCGCGCCGACCGTGGCCTTCCTCGGCGTGATGCGGGTCCTGCAGGGTCTCGGTGCTGCCGCCGCCTCGGTCACCGCCATGGCCGTGGTCCGCGACCTCTACTCCGGCACCGCGGCGGCCAACACGATCTCGCGCCTGATCCTGGTGCTCGGCATCTCGCCGGTCCTCGCGCCCTCCGCAGGCAGCGCGCTGCTCGGGCTCACCGACTGGCGCGGCATCTTCGCCGCCCTCGCCGGGATCGGCGCGCTCATGCTCGTCATGTCGGCGTTCGGGCTGCGCGAGACCCTGCCGCCGGCGCGCCGGCGCTCAGGAGGCGTCGTCGACTCGGGCCGCACGTACCGACGGCTCTTCGGTGACCGCACCTTCGTCGGGCTGGTGCTCACGGCCGCCTGCACGATGGGCGTGGTCTTCGCCTACGTCTCGGGCTCCTCGTTCGTCCTCCAGGACGAGTTCGGCCTCACCGAGACCCAGTTCGGCATGGTCTTCGCCTTCAACGCCATCGCGCTGATCGGCGCTCCGCAGATGAACGTCGTGCTGCTGCGCCGCTTCGCCCCTCAGCAGATCCTGCTCGGCGGACTCACCCTGGGCGCCGTCGCCGGCTCGACGTTCCTGCTCGTCGCGCTCACCGGCTTCGGCGGGCTGCCCGGCTTCCTGGTGCCGCTGTTCTGCACGCTGTTCTCGATCGGGCTGTGCGGACCGAACACCGCCGCCCTCGCGCTCTCGCGCCACGGCGAGGCCGCCGGCACCGCCGCGTCGCTGCTGGGCGCGATCCAGTCCGGCGCCGGCGCGGCCGCCGCGCCGCTGGTCGGCCTGCTCGGCAACGACTCCTCCGCCATGGCGACCGTGGTCCTGGGGCTGGCGGGCACGGCGGTGTTCCTCGTCGTGGTCGTCGTCCGGCCGCGGAACATCGGCTC